A genomic stretch from Pirellulales bacterium includes:
- a CDS encoding lipopolysaccharide biosynthesis protein, whose translation MSRSLSSDVDALTAAAGVVAEQPRGDDPRSESPPADGANRRDAVSIKAMLGDAAVYGLASVMDRAIGFALLPIVTLLLSPRDYGIVSLFTTTASLTFIVTSLCLHQSFFRFYTETTDDVRRRELIDTSVTLAIGFWAIAATAVWIFAEPLNRWIFDLPGRALVGALAVVALAEAIDALAGNRLQADGRPWALFWIRIGSALAVRSASVAAILAGAGAWGIISCDAAGRLATVAVITAVAFPRVRLRVSRPLVAPLTSYGALLVPALLSFAAMAVTDKYTIRALVEDSLEQIGLYSVGERIAGIMQMANLAFILGWQRFAFRNMHLPDGSRIIARGFLAYAAGGAVVATALALLGDDVTYWLIAEKFHGGMCVITPLTGAVYFSGLASAAEVGLHKARRPGAISRLNVGAALLNVALNCYAIPRWGIQGAAVATLVSQAARLAGVWRASQRAFPMPVNYGRLAIVWGTCLAIFIAGQLFRGFGWAGATVGQAALVAATPLVLWRLPMWSEAERATVRRAWRSVATRGASFGRHSAAGAGESRSKSPT comes from the coding sequence GGCGAATCGTCGCGACGCCGTGTCGATCAAAGCCATGCTGGGCGACGCGGCCGTCTACGGTCTGGCGAGCGTCATGGATCGCGCGATCGGATTTGCGCTGCTGCCGATCGTAACGCTGCTGCTTTCGCCGCGCGACTACGGCATTGTGAGCCTGTTCACGACGACCGCGAGTTTGACGTTCATCGTCACGTCGCTCTGCCTGCACCAGTCGTTCTTTCGGTTCTACACGGAAACGACCGACGACGTCCGTCGACGGGAGTTGATCGACACGAGCGTGACGCTTGCGATCGGGTTCTGGGCGATCGCCGCGACGGCGGTCTGGATCTTCGCCGAGCCGCTCAATCGCTGGATCTTCGACCTGCCGGGGCGGGCGCTGGTCGGGGCGCTCGCGGTCGTGGCGCTGGCCGAGGCGATCGATGCGCTCGCTGGCAACCGGCTGCAGGCCGACGGGCGACCGTGGGCGCTGTTCTGGATTCGCATCGGCAGCGCCCTGGCGGTTCGCAGCGCGAGCGTCGCGGCGATCCTAGCCGGGGCCGGCGCATGGGGGATCATCTCGTGCGACGCCGCGGGGCGGTTGGCGACGGTCGCCGTGATCACGGCGGTCGCGTTTCCGCGGGTTCGCCTGCGCGTGAGCCGGCCGCTAGTCGCCCCGCTGACGAGCTACGGGGCGCTGTTGGTTCCCGCCTTGCTGTCGTTCGCGGCGATGGCCGTGACCGACAAGTACACGATCCGTGCCTTAGTCGAAGATTCGCTCGAGCAGATTGGCCTCTACTCGGTCGGCGAGCGGATCGCGGGGATCATGCAGATGGCGAACTTGGCGTTTATCCTCGGCTGGCAGCGGTTCGCGTTTCGCAACATGCACCTGCCGGACGGGTCGCGGATCATTGCGCGCGGGTTCCTGGCGTACGCCGCGGGGGGCGCCGTCGTGGCGACGGCGCTTGCGCTGTTGGGGGACGACGTCACCTACTGGCTGATTGCCGAGAAGTTTCACGGCGGCATGTGCGTCATCACGCCGTTGACCGGGGCCGTTTACTTCAGCGGGCTGGCGAGCGCCGCCGAGGTCGGGTTGCACAAGGCCCGCCGCCCCGGGGCGATCAGTCGACTCAACGTGGGGGCGGCGCTGTTGAACGTGGCGCTCAACTGCTATGCGATCCCGCGGTGGGGGATTCAGGGAGCGGCCGTTGCGACGCTCGTCAGCCAGGCCGCGCGACTTGCCGGGGTGTGGCGAGCTTCGCAGCGAGCGTTTCCGATGCCGGTCAATTACGGCCGACTCGCAATCGTGTGGGGGACATGTCTGGCGATTTTCATCGCGGGACAATTGTTCCGCGGCTTCGGCTGGGCGGGCGCCACGGTCGGGCAAGCGGCGCTCGTTGCGGCGACGCCGCTGGTGCTGTGGCGGTTGCCGATGTGGAGCGAGGCCGAACGAGCGACGGTGCGTCGGGCCTGGAGGAGCGTCGCAACCCGCGGGGCGTCGTTCGGGCGTCACTCCGCAGCCGGGGCAGGCGAGTCTCGGAGCAAGTCGCCGACGTAG